A single Cottoperca gobio chromosome 5, fCotGob3.1, whole genome shotgun sequence DNA region contains:
- the LOC115007771 gene encoding LOW QUALITY PROTEIN: zinc finger E-box-binding homeobox 2 (The sequence of the model RefSeq protein was modified relative to this genomic sequence to represent the inferred CDS: deleted 2 bases in 2 codons), translating to MMAEESRGKRRKQANPRRNRVDAEQVSSLGSEGEDEVGLWSLEPQDCQESLDKTSLTPSEGTEEPGSPTRSTRPHSLSPGSRNYWPQVEQEAEAAEDTTAASAADREGDQEPLTMYCNNSDSQNALEDLAHYEFMVQLRKASSASLMEHLNHNGTAAVFHPGSRLDELPPAIWSPGAQHSSPEGADVGRTQQACPFCHRMYQRGASLRNHVKYCQERAGGHMVCPLCGYTATLRAQMERHLALHNQVQDQSVLTLDQGLETRKFKCLQCGKAFKYKHHLKEHLRIHSGEKPYECSNCKKRFSHSGSYSSHLSSKKCLSGGGNGNPGGASGAFNGHSQNSYHHSFPTSPSADGGRNSSEKGSPLAQDHAGPPGRVPEDPHQLLLQDPNHNPTGFPRASDLARLWDPSAELSLRASILKGTTLLPYLHSGTKFEQMLQEMLHREVKKDENMDRGRAAMEERKVIYNGGGSDMKVSPDRRREAVRSGEGERGVLGVTCRWCSHLFPNVAVLLQHERYLCKMNREAVEVPEGLRCKDHPLSPLFFPRSALQPENSKPSEVTNGFSGNKSPKQKPSWHSVPQQLLVAMHSPPQPHHDALSSRAFWSSQEKGSPSQPINHSPELSSPRVRRRVPSSGFGSPVCLDLTSCPPELTSPQNQTSNPWSAQNEPLDLSLPKQLSEQEGRRKTVNGTSARGERRERGNQQLRRPSPTSHHPLHHHPVYSGAGAPVFPGSLFNGFPIFNQSGLGLSGHDGIAAIPFGQPANSPAFLSPMAYMMEAEAEATLKKIHQERQALMGEVLSRGALDYLSLMDDGLEGDGGPGRKRLKKTDEGLYACDICEKTFQKSSSLLRHKYEHTGKRPHECKICNKAFKHKHHLIEHSRLHSGEKPYQCDKCGKRFSHSGSYSQHMNHRYAYCSKDQDPDQDHEEMPLTPGAGSSLGGRHTDETPLSMEDAQTAHSFLSDSSLDGAADAIKEEEEEEEEEEEEEEEDKDAGVSDGHAEEAHVGFSEAAKELEGSPIQGSPTGENGVRNGYDVGNHIDNAERQFWEQNGDLDKCELSLDITDLPRIKT from the exons TGGATGCTGAGCAAGTGAGTTCACTGGGATCTGAGGGGGAGGATGAGGTGGGCCTGTGGAGCCTGGAGCCCCAGGACTGCCAGGAGAGTCTGGACAAGACAAGCCTGACACCCAGCGAAGGAACGGAGGAGCCCGGCAGCCCTACCCGCTCCACGCGTCCGCACAGCCTCAgccccggcagcaggaactacTGGCCGCAGGTGGAGCAGGAGGCCGAGGCTGCAGAAGACACCACCGCCGCATCTGCCGCTGACAGGGAGGGAGACCAGGAACCGTTGACGATGTACT GTAACAACTCAGACTCCCAGAATGCCTTGGAGGACCTGGCCCACTATGAATTTATGGTCCAGTTGAGGAAGGCCTCTTCAGCCAGTCTCATGGAGCACCTGAACCACAATGGCACAGCAGCGGTGTTCCACCCAGGCAGCAGGCTCGATGAACTGCCCCCTGCCATCTGGTCACCAGGAGCTCAGCACAGCTCACCTGAGGGAGCAG ATGTAGGGAGAACCCAGCAGGCCTGTCCATTCTGCCACAGGATGTATCAGCGAGGAGCTTCTTTGAGGAACCATGTCAAGTACTGTCAGGAGAGGGCGGGGGGCCACATGGTCTGTCCGCTCTGTGGATACACTGCCACCCTTAGGGCACAGATGGAGCGACACCTGGCGCTTCATAACCAAGTGCAGGACCAG AGTGTCCTCACTTTGGATCAAGGCCTTGAGACCAGGAAGTTCAAATGTCTGCAGTGTGGGAAAGCGTTTAAGTACAAACACCACCTCAAAGAGCATCTCCGGATCCACAGCG GTGAGAAACCTTATGAGTGCTCAAACTGCAAGAAACGTTTCTCTCACTCTGGCTCCTACAGCTCCCACTTAAGCAGCAAAAAGTGCTTGAGTGGTGGAGGAAATGGAAACCCAGGAGGAGCCAGCGGTGCATTTAATGGACATAGCCAAAACTCCTACCACCACTCATTTCCAACATCTCCCTCTGCAGATGGGGGCAGAAACAGTTCTGAGAAGGGCTCTCCATTGGCCCAAGATCATGCCGGGCCTCCGGGGCGAGTACCAGAGGATCCTCACCAGCTTTTACTGCAGGACCCCAACCACAACCCCACGGGCTTCCCCAGAGCGTCAGACCTGGCTCGGCTTTGGGACCCCTCAGCAGAGCTCTCTCTGAGGGCCAGTATACTAAAAGGAACCACCCTGCTGCCTTATCTGCACTCTGGGACCAAGTTTGAACAGATGCTGCAGGAGATGCTTCACAGGGAGGTGAAGAAAGATGAGAATATGGACAGAGGAAGAGCTGCGATGGAGGAAAGGAAGGTGATTTACAACGGAGGAGGGTCTGACATGAAGGTGTCACCTGACAGGAGAAGAGAAGCAGTGAGGTCAGGTGAAGGGGAGCGAGGTGTGCTCGGGGTGACGTGTCGCTGGTGCTCCCACCTTTTCCCCAACGTGGCGGTGCTCCTACAGCACGAACGCTACCTCTGTAAGATGAACCGAGAGGCAGTGGAGGTGCCCGAGGGCCTTCGCTGCAAAGACCACCCCTTGTCACCTTTATTCTTCCCCAGATCTGCTCTTCAACCGGAGAACAGCAAACCGAGTGAAGTAACCAACGGCTTCTCGGGAAACAAATCACCAAAACAGAAGCCCAGCTGGCACTCTGTACCGCAGCAGCTTTTGGTCGCAATGCACTCTCCTCCACAGCCCCACCACGATGCCCTGTCCTCAAGAGCGTTCTGGTCCAGCCAGGAAAAGGGAAGCCCAAGCCAGCCAATCAACCACTCCCCAGAGCTGTCATCACCACGAGTCAGAAGGAGGGTTCCCTCTTCAGGGTTTGGTTCTCCGGTCTGCCTCGACCTCACCAGCTGTCCTCCTGAACTGACCTCCCCTCAGAACCAGACCAGCAACCCCTGGTCTGCACAGAACGAGCCTCTCGACCTTTCCCTGCCCAAGCAGCTCTCAGAGCaggaggggagaagaaaaaCTGTAAAC GGCACCTCagccagaggagagaggagg gagcgcGGGAACCAGCAACTTAGGAGGCCAAGTCCAACTTCACATCACCCCCTTCACCACCACCCGGTCTACAGCGGGGCTGGGGCTCCTGTGTTTCCAGGTTCCTTATTTAATGGATTTCCTATCTTCAACCAGTCTGGTCTAGGGCTTTCAGGACATGACGGCATCGCAGCGATTCCATTCGGCCAGCCGGCTAATAGCCCTGCGTTTCTCTCTCCTATGGCTTACATGATGGAGGCAGAAGCAGAGGCAACGCTGAAAAAGATCCACCAGGAGAGACAAGCTCTTATG GGTGAGGTGTTAAGTCGTGGAGCTCTggactatctctctctcatggATGACGGACTGGAGGGAGATGGAGGACCAGGAAGGAAAAGACTGAAGAAGACAGACGAGGGGCTTTACGCTTGTGACATTTGTGAAAAAACCTTTCAGAAGAGCAGTTCTCTGCTCCGTCACAAATACGAGCACACAG GTAAGCGTCCTCACGAGTGCAAGATCTGCAACAAGGCCTTCAAGCATAAGCACCATCTGATTGAGCACAGCCGGCTGCACTCTGGAGAGAAACCCTACCAATGTGACAAGTGTGGCAAACGCTTCTCTCACTCCGGCTCGTACTCCCAGCACATGAACCACCGCTACGCCTACTGCAGCAAGGACCAAGATCCAGACCAAGACCACGAGGAGATGCCTCTCACCCCAGGGGCAGGCAGCAGTCTCGGGGGTCGCCACACCGACGAAACCCCTCTGTCCATGGAGGATGCCCAAACCGCCCACTCTTTCCTTAGCGATTCCAGTCTGGATGGAGCTGCAGACGCCattaaggaggaggaggaggaggaggaggaggaggaagaagaggaggaggaggataaagATGCAGGAGTTAGTGATGGTCATGCGGAAGAGGCACATGTGGGTTTTTCAGAGGCAGCCAAGGAGCTGGAAGGTAGCCCCATCCAAGGATCACCTACAGGGGAGAATGGAGTGCGAAATGGTTACGATGTGGGAAACCATATTGACAATGCAGAGAGACAATTCTGGGAGCAGAATGGAGACTTGGATAAATGTGAACTGAGCCTGGATATAACAGATTTACCCAGAATAAAAACTTAA